The following coding sequences lie in one Azospirillum humicireducens genomic window:
- a CDS encoding cation acetate symporter translates to MAGALVPASAYAAAVEGAVTKQATNWSAIIMFLIFVLLTLGITFWAARRTKSAKDFYAAGGGITGFQNGLAIAGDYMSAASFLGIAGLVYANGFDGLIFSVGWLVGWPIILFLIAERLRNLGKYTFADVASYRFQQTPIRTLSACGSLATVTFYLIAQMVGAGKLIQLLFGLDYLVAVIIVGVLMIGYVTFGGMLATTWVQIIKAVMLLSGASFMAFMILAKFGFSPEAMFKAAVDIHPKGLAIMSPGALISDPVSAISLGMALMFGTAGLPHILMRFFTVADAKEARKSVFYATGFIGYFYILTFIIGFGAILMILAPDANGAYPFLTAAPLAGAKAVIANVIGGTNMAAIHTAHAVGGDLFYGFISAVAFATILAVVAGLTLAGASAVSHDLYASVFAKGRVNEADEIRVSKITTVVIGILSIVLGIAFENQNVAFMVGLAFVIAASANFPILLMSMFWNKMTTRGAVIGGTLGLVSAVTMLVLGPTVWKAVLGNPAALFPYDNPGLFSIIIAFVGIWFFSITDNSAQAQKERKDFEAQYIRSQTGLGAEGASAH, encoded by the coding sequence ATGGCGGGCGCGCTGGTTCCCGCCTCCGCTTACGCCGCCGCCGTCGAAGGCGCGGTGACGAAGCAGGCGACGAACTGGTCCGCCATCATCATGTTCCTGATCTTCGTCCTCCTGACTCTGGGCATCACCTTCTGGGCGGCCCGCCGGACGAAGTCGGCCAAGGACTTCTACGCCGCCGGCGGCGGCATCACCGGCTTCCAGAACGGTCTGGCCATCGCCGGCGACTACATGTCGGCCGCGTCCTTCCTGGGCATCGCCGGCCTGGTGTACGCCAACGGCTTCGACGGCCTGATCTTCTCGGTGGGCTGGCTGGTCGGCTGGCCGATCATCCTGTTCCTGATCGCGGAACGGCTGCGCAACCTCGGCAAATACACCTTCGCCGACGTCGCCTCCTACCGCTTCCAGCAGACGCCGATCCGCACCCTGTCCGCCTGCGGCTCGCTGGCGACGGTCACCTTCTACCTGATCGCCCAGATGGTGGGTGCCGGCAAGCTGATCCAGCTGCTGTTCGGTCTCGACTATCTGGTCGCCGTCATCATCGTCGGCGTGCTGATGATCGGTTACGTGACCTTCGGCGGCATGCTGGCCACCACCTGGGTGCAGATCATCAAGGCGGTGATGCTGCTGTCCGGCGCCTCCTTCATGGCCTTCATGATCCTGGCGAAGTTCGGCTTCAGCCCCGAGGCGATGTTCAAGGCCGCCGTCGACATCCACCCGAAGGGTCTGGCGATCATGTCGCCGGGCGCGCTGATCAGCGATCCGGTCTCGGCGATCTCGCTGGGCATGGCGCTGATGTTCGGCACCGCCGGCCTGCCGCACATCCTGATGCGCTTCTTCACCGTCGCCGACGCCAAGGAAGCCCGCAAGTCGGTCTTCTACGCCACCGGCTTCATCGGCTACTTCTACATCCTGACCTTCATCATCGGCTTCGGCGCCATCCTGATGATCCTGGCCCCCGACGCCAACGGCGCCTATCCCTTCCTGACGGCGGCCCCGCTGGCCGGCGCCAAGGCGGTGATCGCCAACGTCATCGGCGGCACCAACATGGCGGCCATCCACACCGCCCATGCGGTCGGCGGCGATCTGTTCTACGGCTTCATCTCGGCGGTCGCCTTCGCCACCATCCTGGCGGTGGTCGCGGGTCTGACGCTGGCCGGCGCCTCGGCGGTCTCCCATGACCTCTACGCCTCGGTCTTCGCCAAGGGCCGCGTCAACGAGGCCGACGAAATCCGCGTCTCGAAGATCACCACCGTCGTCATCGGCATCCTGTCGATCGTGCTCGGCATCGCCTTCGAGAACCAGAACGTCGCCTTCATGGTCGGTCTGGCCTTCGTCATCGCCGCTTCGGCCAACTTCCCGATCCTGCTGATGTCGATGTTCTGGAACAAGATGACCACCCGCGGCGCCGTCATCGGCGGCACCCTGGGCCTGGTTTCGGCGGTCACGATGCTGGTCCTGGGTCCGACGGTGTGGAAGGCGGTTCTGGGCAACCCGGCCGCTCTGTTCCCCTACGACAACCCCGGCCTGTTCTCGATCATCATCGCCTTCGTCGGCATCTGGTTCTTCTCGATCACCGACAACAGCGCGCAGGCCCAGAAGGAGCGCAAGGACTTCGAAGCCCAGTACATCCGGTCGCAGACCGGCCTGGGTGCCGAGGGTGCCTCCGCCCACTAA
- a CDS encoding DUF485 domain-containing protein yields the protein MNQNAQRILNNPKFQELVAKRSAFAWTLSIAMLVIYFGFILLVAFGKSFLGTPIGSGVTTWGIPVGVFTIVSAFILTGIYVYRANGEFDELNRQILEESK from the coding sequence ATGAATCAAAACGCACAACGGATTTTGAACAATCCGAAGTTCCAGGAGCTGGTGGCGAAGCGCTCCGCTTTCGCCTGGACTTTGTCGATTGCCATGCTGGTCATCTATTTCGGTTTCATTCTGCTGGTGGCGTTCGGGAAGAGCTTCCTGGGCACGCCGATCGGCTCCGGCGTCACGACCTGGGGCATTCCGGTCGGCGTCTTCACCATCGTGTCCGCCTTCATCCTGACCGGCATCTACGTCTACCGGGCGAACGGCGAATTCGACGAGCTGAACCGCCAGATCCTGGAGGAATCGAAGTGA
- a CDS encoding DUF1178 family protein encodes MILFALRCSADHRFEAWFRNGATYDEQAAAHQIACPICGDTVVGKAPMAPRIAKGVARAADRARDQAEAVAADAPSAPVPATIPAHPPSHLPSHGPAALPVPIPPAPLPSTADMVAALPPSLNDAQREAVAEVMRQLTEVRRSVEKNCDYVGDRFAEEARRIHYGEADPRGIYGEASDDEVAELHEEGVTFHRIPWIPRSDS; translated from the coding sequence ATGATCCTCTTCGCGTTGAGATGCTCGGCCGACCACCGGTTCGAGGCGTGGTTCCGCAACGGCGCCACCTATGACGAACAGGCGGCGGCGCACCAGATCGCCTGCCCGATCTGCGGCGATACGGTGGTCGGCAAGGCGCCGATGGCCCCGCGCATCGCCAAGGGAGTCGCCAGGGCCGCCGACCGCGCCCGCGATCAGGCCGAAGCCGTCGCGGCCGACGCCCCGTCCGCGCCGGTGCCCGCCACCATTCCCGCCCATCCCCCATCCCATCTTCCTTCCCATGGGCCCGCAGCCCTGCCGGTGCCGATTCCCCCCGCTCCGCTGCCCAGCACGGCCGACATGGTCGCTGCCCTTCCGCCCAGCCTGAACGATGCCCAGCGCGAGGCTGTGGCCGAGGTGATGCGGCAGCTGACAGAGGTGCGGCGCAGCGTGGAGAAGAACTGCGACTATGTCGGCGACCGCTTCGCCGAGGAGGCGCGGCGCATCCATTACGGCGAGGCCGACCCCCGCGGCATCTATGGCGAGGCGTCGGACGACGAGGTCGCCGAACTCCACGAGGAAGGTGTGACATTTCACCGCATTCCGTGGATCCCACGGAGCGACTCCTGA
- a CDS encoding class I SAM-dependent methyltransferase: MPTPHPLSPPSPWVERFAPLVRAGGPVLDLACGGGRHLRLFHRRGHPVAGLDRDLGGVADLDGSANVTLIQADLETGDSASRLGPLPADARFAGIVVANYLHRPLFPAILAALEPGGVLIYETFADGNARFGRPSSPDFLLRRGELLEAVRGRLQVVAFEQGEIAVPKPAVVQRICAVAGDDPLPL; the protein is encoded by the coding sequence ATGCCCACGCCCCACCCGCTCTCGCCGCCCTCCCCCTGGGTGGAGCGCTTCGCCCCGCTGGTGCGGGCGGGCGGCCCGGTGCTCGACCTCGCCTGCGGCGGCGGGCGTCATCTGCGGCTGTTCCACCGGCGCGGCCATCCGGTGGCCGGGCTGGACCGCGACCTCGGCGGCGTCGCCGACCTGGACGGCAGCGCGAACGTCACCCTGATCCAGGCCGATTTGGAAACCGGCGATTCGGCAAGTCGGCTCGGCCCCCTGCCCGCCGACGCCCGCTTCGCCGGAATCGTCGTCGCCAACTACCTGCACCGCCCGCTCTTTCCCGCCATCCTGGCGGCGCTGGAACCGGGCGGCGTGCTGATCTACGAGACCTTCGCCGACGGCAACGCCCGCTTCGGCCGCCCGTCCTCCCCCGATTTCCTGCTGCGCCGCGGCGAGCTGCTGGAGGCGGTGCGCGGCAGGCTTCAGGTGGTCGCCTTCGAGCAGGGAGAGATAGCGGTGCCCAAGCCCGCGGTGGTGCAGCGGATCTGCGCCGTCGCCGGGGACGATCCGCTGCCGCTCTGA
- a CDS encoding RNA methyltransferase codes for MRGYFGIGVERISKPGNVGNLMRTAHAFGASFFFAIDPEPDLRETKLVDTSGATLHLPLYIHERVADFTLPRDCMLVGVELTDDAVELPSFRHPSRAAYVLGPERDSLSPALLARCDHVVKIPMSFCINVGVAGALVMYDRMISLGRFAERPVRPGGPLEGPAQHKHGKQIMRKEDRRRRIRGEQKPVEDGGNE; via the coding sequence ATGCGTGGCTATTTCGGAATTGGGGTGGAGCGGATCAGCAAGCCGGGCAATGTCGGCAACCTGATGCGCACCGCCCATGCCTTCGGCGCCTCCTTCTTCTTCGCCATCGATCCGGAACCGGATCTGCGGGAGACGAAGCTGGTCGACACCTCGGGCGCCACGCTGCACCTGCCGCTCTACATCCACGAGCGGGTGGCCGACTTCACCCTGCCCAGGGACTGCATGCTGGTCGGGGTGGAGCTGACCGACGATGCGGTGGAACTGCCGAGCTTCCGCCACCCGTCGCGCGCTGCCTATGTGCTGGGGCCGGAGCGCGACAGCCTGTCGCCCGCCCTGCTGGCGCGCTGCGACCATGTGGTGAAGATCCCGATGTCCTTCTGCATCAATGTCGGCGTCGCCGGGGCGCTGGTCATGTATGACCGCATGATCTCGCTCGGCCGCTTCGCCGAGCGCCCGGTCCGTCCCGGCGGCCCGCTGGAAGGGCCGGCACAGCACAAGCACGGCAAGCAGATCATGCGCAAGGAGGACCGCCGCCGTCGCATCCGCGGCGAGCAGAAGCCGGTCGAAGACGGCGGCAACGAGTAA
- a CDS encoding asparaginase: MSQDHTHDHSCCGGDHHHGHSHHHSEGAEGHADLSGPAESPITVEVTRGSLVESVHRARACIVDAGGHVLARWGDIDAPVYPRSAIKSLQAIPLVESGALDAFGLGDEELALACSSHNGEARHTELVRSWAERVGLTLDDYECGAQIPYDPATAEDLVRRGEAPTAFHNNCSGKHSGFLTTAKHRGERLKGYVRYEHPVQQRILGVMEQMTGQDLFGAPWGVDGCSIPTVGIPLGAIAYAMARIADPVDLPDARAEAVTRIAAAWGKHPFLIGGTGTFDSALMEAAEGAVLVKGGAEGVGCAVIPEQGIGIALKIEDGAARAREVALAALIRSTGALTDAQWARVPQLLTAPLLNRAGMRVGEVRPAAGWPG, translated from the coding sequence ATGAGCCAAGACCATACGCACGACCACTCCTGCTGCGGTGGGGATCACCACCACGGCCATTCCCACCATCATAGCGAGGGTGCCGAGGGCCACGCCGACCTGTCCGGCCCGGCGGAAAGCCCGATCACCGTCGAGGTGACGCGCGGCAGCCTGGTGGAGTCGGTCCACCGCGCCCGCGCCTGCATCGTCGATGCCGGCGGCCATGTGCTGGCGCGCTGGGGCGACATCGACGCGCCGGTCTACCCGCGCTCCGCCATCAAGTCGCTGCAGGCGATCCCGCTGGTGGAAAGCGGCGCGCTCGACGCCTTCGGGCTGGGGGACGAGGAACTGGCGCTCGCCTGCTCCTCCCACAATGGCGAGGCGCGCCACACGGAACTGGTGCGGTCCTGGGCGGAGCGGGTCGGGCTGACGCTCGACGATTACGAATGCGGCGCGCAGATCCCCTACGATCCCGCCACCGCCGAGGACCTCGTCCGCCGCGGCGAGGCGCCGACCGCCTTCCACAACAATTGCTCCGGCAAGCACAGCGGCTTCCTGACCACGGCGAAGCACAGGGGCGAGCGGCTGAAGGGCTATGTCCGCTACGAACACCCGGTGCAGCAGCGCATCCTCGGCGTGATGGAGCAGATGACCGGCCAGGACCTGTTCGGCGCGCCCTGGGGCGTCGACGGCTGTTCCATCCCCACCGTCGGCATTCCGCTGGGCGCCATCGCCTATGCCATGGCCCGCATCGCCGACCCGGTCGACCTGCCCGACGCACGGGCCGAGGCCGTCACCCGCATCGCCGCCGCCTGGGGCAAGCATCCCTTCCTGATCGGCGGCACCGGCACCTTCGACAGCGCGCTGATGGAGGCGGCCGAGGGCGCCGTGCTGGTCAAGGGCGGGGCCGAGGGGGTCGGCTGTGCCGTGATTCCGGAACAGGGCATCGGCATCGCCCTGAAGATCGAGGATGGGGCCGCCCGTGCCCGCGAGGTGGCTCTGGCTGCGCTGATCCGCTCGACCGGGGCGCTGACCGACGCCCAATGGGCACGCGTGCCGCAACTGCTGACCGCCCCGCTGCTGAACCGCGCCGGCATGCGGGTGGGCGAGGTGCGGCCGGCGGCGGGCTGGCCGGGCTGA
- a CDS encoding class I SAM-dependent methyltransferase: MSIDDLRAQYEAYPYPARNPADESKRLITGSPSHLDELVQHVFGGRIDHSKPLRVLVAGGGTGDGTIMLAQQMADAGNPGRVTYIDLSDASRAVAEARAKARGLTNIDFRRGSLLELDGLGPFDYIDCCGVLHHLDDPAAGLRSLAGALAPGGGIGIMVYAPYGRTGVYPMQEALRGMTEGLPPAEKVALARRLIQALPPTNWLLNNPHISDHRLADANLYDLLLHSCDRPYSVPQLAELAESAGLAVATLIDPLRYEPSLWIKDARVLKQLAGLTMLERAAWTERVTGAFTKHIAYLLRPADLEAARILPDGPDVIPVLRDIDGATVAKNVPPGGSLEFDLMGSVVALPLPRLAGPILSRIDGRTSLGALHAAIEPTTKATWEQFLTQFRQLFDTLGGLGKMHLRRG; this comes from the coding sequence ATGAGCATCGACGACCTGCGCGCCCAGTACGAAGCCTATCCCTACCCGGCGCGCAATCCGGCCGACGAGTCCAAGCGCCTGATCACCGGCTCGCCCAGCCACCTGGACGAGCTTGTGCAGCATGTCTTCGGCGGCCGGATCGACCATTCCAAGCCGTTGCGGGTGCTGGTGGCCGGCGGCGGCACGGGGGACGGCACCATCATGCTGGCGCAGCAGATGGCCGACGCCGGCAATCCCGGCCGCGTCACCTACATCGATCTGTCCGACGCCAGCCGCGCCGTCGCCGAGGCGCGGGCCAAGGCGCGCGGCCTGACCAACATCGACTTCCGCCGCGGATCGCTGCTGGAACTCGACGGGCTGGGACCGTTCGACTACATCGACTGCTGCGGCGTGCTGCATCATCTGGACGATCCGGCGGCCGGCCTGCGCTCGCTGGCCGGCGCGCTGGCGCCCGGCGGCGGCATCGGCATCATGGTCTACGCCCCTTATGGCCGCACCGGCGTCTATCCGATGCAGGAGGCTCTGCGCGGCATGACCGAGGGGCTGCCGCCGGCCGAGAAGGTGGCGCTGGCCCGCCGGTTGATCCAGGCTCTGCCGCCGACCAACTGGCTGCTGAACAACCCGCACATCAGCGACCACCGGCTGGCCGACGCCAACCTCTACGACCTGCTGCTGCACAGCTGCGACCGTCCCTACAGCGTGCCGCAGCTGGCGGAGCTGGCGGAGAGCGCCGGCCTCGCCGTCGCGACGCTGATCGACCCGCTGCGCTACGAGCCGTCGCTGTGGATCAAGGACGCCCGCGTGCTGAAGCAACTGGCGGGGCTGACCATGCTGGAGCGCGCCGCCTGGACCGAGCGCGTCACCGGCGCCTTCACCAAGCACATCGCCTATCTGCTGCGCCCGGCCGATCTGGAGGCCGCCCGCATCCTGCCGGACGGGCCGGACGTTATCCCGGTCCTGCGCGACATCGACGGCGCCACCGTCGCGAAGAATGTCCCGCCCGGCGGCAGCCTGGAGTTCGACCTGATGGGCAGCGTCGTGGCGCTGCCCCTGCCGCGGCTGGCCGGCCCGATCCTGTCGCGGATCGACGGCCGGACCAGCCTGGGCGCCCTGCACGCCGCCATCGAGCCGACGACGAAGGCGACCTGGGAGCAGTTCCTCACCCAGTTCCGCCAGCTGTTCGACACGCTGGGCGGGCTGGGCAAGATGCACCTGCGGCGGGGATAG
- a CDS encoding aspartate aminotransferase family protein, which translates to MTAPVSTAGNSAASRDKAFILHPYTNLDVHETQGPMIIERGEGIRVFDDGGKEYIEGMASLWCVSLGWGEERLVQAAAKQMRQLSSYHIFGHKSHEPGIDLAEKLIGLAPVPMSKVFFANSGSEANDTAIKLIWYYNNALGRPEKKKILSRQRAYHGVTVASASLTGLPNNHRDFDLPIARIIHGDCPHHYRNGLEGESEEAFATRLAEQLEALILAEGPDTIAAMFAEPIMGAGGVVVPPATYFAKIQPVLKKYDILLVADEVICGFGRTGNFWGSQTMGMQPDILTCAKQLSSGYLPISAVMVTDAIYRACVDESRKIGTFGHGYTYSAHPVAAAVALETLTIYEERDIVGHVRSVAPAFQARLKALGAHPLVGEARGIGLIGALELVADKATKVPFDPPGRAGALVNGLAQENGLIVRAMGDSIALCPPLVISEAEIHQVFDRLTKALDAAVPVLRG; encoded by the coding sequence ATGACCGCTCCCGTCAGCACCGCCGGCAACTCCGCCGCCAGCCGCGACAAGGCCTTCATCCTCCATCCCTACACCAACCTGGACGTCCACGAGACGCAGGGGCCGATGATCATCGAGCGCGGCGAAGGCATCCGCGTCTTCGACGACGGGGGCAAGGAGTACATCGAGGGCATGGCCAGCCTGTGGTGCGTCTCGCTCGGCTGGGGCGAGGAGCGGCTGGTCCAGGCGGCGGCGAAGCAGATGCGGCAGCTGTCCAGCTATCACATCTTCGGCCACAAGTCGCACGAGCCCGGCATCGATCTGGCGGAAAAGCTGATCGGGCTGGCGCCGGTGCCGATGTCCAAGGTCTTCTTCGCCAATTCGGGCTCGGAGGCCAACGACACCGCGATCAAGCTGATCTGGTACTACAACAACGCGCTCGGCCGGCCGGAGAAGAAGAAGATCCTGTCGCGCCAGCGCGCCTATCACGGCGTGACGGTGGCGAGCGCCAGCCTGACCGGGCTGCCCAACAACCACCGTGACTTCGACCTGCCGATCGCCCGCATCATCCATGGCGACTGCCCGCACCATTACCGCAACGGGCTTGAGGGCGAGAGCGAGGAGGCCTTCGCCACCCGCCTCGCCGAACAGCTGGAGGCGCTGATCCTGGCCGAGGGGCCGGACACCATCGCCGCCATGTTCGCCGAGCCGATCATGGGCGCCGGCGGCGTCGTGGTTCCGCCCGCGACCTACTTCGCCAAGATCCAGCCGGTGTTGAAGAAATACGACATCCTGCTGGTCGCCGACGAGGTGATCTGCGGCTTCGGCCGCACCGGCAATTTCTGGGGCAGCCAGACCATGGGCATGCAGCCGGACATCCTGACCTGCGCCAAGCAGCTGTCATCGGGCTATCTGCCGATCTCCGCCGTCATGGTGACGGACGCCATCTATCGCGCCTGCGTCGACGAGAGCCGGAAGATCGGCACCTTCGGCCATGGCTACACCTATTCCGCCCATCCGGTGGCGGCGGCGGTGGCGCTGGAAACGCTGACCATCTACGAGGAGCGCGATATCGTCGGGCATGTCCGCTCGGTCGCTCCGGCCTTCCAGGCGCGGCTGAAGGCGCTGGGGGCGCATCCGCTGGTCGGCGAGGCGCGCGGCATCGGGCTGATCGGCGCGCTGGAACTGGTGGCCGACAAGGCGACCAAGGTGCCCTTCGACCCGCCCGGCCGCGCCGGCGCGCTGGTCAACGGGCTGGCCCAGGAGAATGGCCTGATCGTCCGCGCCATGGGTGATTCCATTGCGCTCTGCCCGCCGCTGGTGATTTCCGAGGCGGAAATTCACCAGGTCTTCGACCGGCTGACCAAAGCGCTCGACGCCGCGGTGCCGGTTCTGCGGGGATAA